A genomic window from bacterium includes:
- a CDS encoding HU family DNA-binding protein, translating to MTKQDLIDRIASQTGLTKRQAGQALNAVVDGIKGAMKKGERVTLVGFGTFFVAQRKSRTGRNPRTQQKINIPARKVPNFRAGKELKHLVR from the coding sequence ATGACCAAGCAAGACCTCATCGATCGCATTGCCAGCCAGACCGGCCTTACCAAACGCCAGGCTGGCCAGGCCCTCAATGCCGTAGTTGACGGCATCAAGGGCGCCATGAAGAAGGGCGAGCGTGTGACCCTCGTCGGCTTCGGCACCTTCTTCGTCGCACAGCGGAAGTCCCGCACCGGCCGCAACCCGCGGACCCAGCAGAAAATCAACATCCCGGCCCGCAAGGTTCCGAACTTCCGCGCAGGCAAAGAGCTCAAGCACCTGGTTCGGTAA
- a CDS encoding ATP-binding protein: protein MKSDLEALAGIKRFVSRVASLHGVPGTVRDDITLAVYEGCANVIEHAYRDSPERDIEVELEIQESAAIIFIYDTGPPFRPPDDADRVSPDVWELIDRGADGGLGLWMIRNLMDEVSFYNRDGLNVLEMKKLFEVRPTVRPTVRPTPKRG from the coding sequence TTGAAATCCGACCTTGAGGCCCTGGCGGGCATCAAACGGTTCGTCAGCCGGGTGGCCTCCCTGCACGGCGTACCGGGAACCGTGCGCGACGACATCACCCTGGCGGTTTACGAGGGCTGCGCCAACGTCATCGAGCACGCCTACAGAGACTCCCCGGAGCGCGACATCGAGGTGGAGCTTGAGATACAGGAATCCGCGGCGATAATCTTCATCTACGATACGGGCCCCCCCTTCCGGCCTCCCGACGACGCGGATCGCGTCTCGCCCGACGTGTGGGAGCTCATTGACCGGGGGGCCGACGGAGGGCTGGGCCTCTGGATGATCCGCAACCTGATGGACGAGGTCAGCTTCTACAATCGAGACGGCCTGAACGTCCTGGAGATGAAAAAGTTGTTCGAGGTTCGACCTACGGTTCGACCTACGGTTCGACCTACGCCGAAGCGGGGTTAA
- a CDS encoding HD domain-containing protein: protein MHELSIALNRTSPDGVRVYEISGMLGIEGSTDIQKLFETCLGEGVYNSVFILDKLEFISSAGVGAFISVAKEIRASDGDIVFAVIPPRIRRVLESLDLLDYFKIYDSVDEALNHFSRLTPTTSEVPSAPSPIEVPLRSLATPKDVLEFSDVLVRLRSTDQPIALALSAAVHAFGIPWMALFTQTGDGFFAPLVVAGQGTGIGPGFRLPVDGAFVDHLRGAKNDFILFPRWRRAFPPSEELETLQMTGTQGIFRLRSGEGLHAFICLGPSPIIEGEVEALSLLGRQLNWFVLYHLSIEPLVGELAATSERLTRSDEALTLAGKKLNRKTLELKTMFQAARDFSTQLAVHELLNTFLVIVIGQLGVSRTAVFLMEGDHLNLKMAKGITNELDLTYSQVLSEDFRRELLEAKRPLPLEALTEGGAGSLTQKLTELGLTMVCGLVSTREFLGVLALGPRVGQTDYDAEELRLIWSLSKQVSVHLENARLFQRLHKHDRDTVGRLIAAIDSRDPYTRGHSERVSRYVAQLAQMAGLPRQEIHQIVYGAILHDVGMIATLADATIQDTVQLSEEEQRQVEAHPEVGADILKLLGFDEECIKTVRQHHERWDGKGYSLGLTGEEAYVGARLVAVADSYDTMISGRRYQQPKTARSALAELEAEAGSRYDPKVVALFVRLIASKDGDEA, encoded by the coding sequence ATGCACGAGCTCTCCATCGCCCTCAACCGCACCAGCCCGGACGGCGTCCGCGTCTATGAAATTTCCGGCATGCTCGGCATCGAGGGCTCGACGGACATACAGAAGCTCTTCGAGACTTGCCTGGGCGAGGGTGTGTACAACAGCGTCTTCATCCTCGATAAGCTCGAGTTCATCTCGAGCGCGGGTGTGGGCGCCTTCATCTCCGTGGCCAAGGAGATCCGAGCCTCGGACGGCGACATCGTTTTCGCGGTAATCCCTCCCCGCATCCGTCGTGTGCTGGAATCTTTGGACCTTTTGGATTACTTCAAAATTTACGACTCGGTTGACGAGGCCCTGAACCACTTTTCCCGGCTCACCCCCACGACGTCCGAAGTCCCAAGTGCCCCGTCCCCCATCGAGGTTCCCCTCCGCTCCCTGGCCACCCCAAAGGACGTGCTCGAGTTCTCGGATGTCCTGGTCCGTCTCCGGAGCACCGATCAGCCAATCGCGCTTGCCCTCAGCGCCGCGGTCCACGCCTTCGGTATTCCGTGGATGGCGCTTTTCACCCAGACGGGCGACGGTTTTTTCGCGCCCCTGGTCGTCGCCGGTCAGGGCACCGGCATCGGCCCGGGCTTCCGCCTGCCCGTTGACGGGGCGTTCGTGGACCACCTGCGCGGCGCGAAGAACGATTTCATCCTCTTCCCGCGCTGGCGCCGGGCGTTCCCACCGTCGGAGGAGCTCGAGACGCTGCAGATGACGGGCACCCAGGGTATTTTCCGCTTGCGGAGCGGCGAGGGTCTCCATGCGTTCATCTGCTTGGGTCCCAGCCCCATCATCGAGGGTGAGGTCGAGGCCCTCTCTCTTCTGGGCCGACAGCTCAACTGGTTCGTCCTCTACCACCTCTCAATCGAGCCTTTGGTCGGCGAACTGGCGGCCACCTCGGAGCGACTGACGCGCTCGGACGAGGCGCTGACCCTTGCCGGTAAAAAGCTCAACCGCAAGACCCTCGAGCTCAAGACCATGTTCCAGGCCGCCCGTGATTTCAGCACCCAACTCGCCGTTCACGAGCTATTGAACACCTTCCTGGTCATCGTCATCGGGCAGCTCGGCGTCAGTCGCACGGCGGTCTTCCTGATGGAGGGCGACCACCTGAACCTCAAGATGGCCAAGGGCATCACTAACGAGCTCGACCTGACTTATTCCCAGGTCCTCTCCGAGGATTTCCGCCGTGAGCTCTTGGAGGCGAAGAGGCCGTTGCCGCTGGAAGCCCTGACCGAGGGCGGCGCGGGCAGCCTGACGCAAAAGCTGACCGAGCTGGGCCTGACGATGGTCTGCGGGCTCGTATCCACGCGCGAGTTCCTCGGCGTCCTGGCCCTGGGGCCCAGGGTCGGGCAGACGGATTACGACGCCGAGGAGCTGCGCCTCATCTGGAGCCTCTCCAAGCAGGTGTCCGTCCATCTGGAGAACGCTCGGTTGTTCCAGCGGTTGCACAAGCACGACCGCGACACCGTCGGCCGCCTCATCGCCGCCATAGACTCCCGCGACCCCTATACCCGCGGCCACTCCGAGCGCGTCAGCCGTTACGTGGCCCAGCTAGCGCAGATGGCGGGCCTTCCCCGGCAGGAAATCCACCAGATCGTCTACGGCGCCATTTTGCACGACGTCGGCATGATAGCCACCCTGGCCGACGCCACCATCCAGGACACGGTGCAGCTCTCCGAGGAGGAGCAGAGACAGGTGGAGGCGCACCCCGAGGTCGGCGCGGACATCCTCAAGCTCTTGGGGTTCGACGAGGAGTGCATCAAGACCGTCCGCCAGCATCACGAGCGCTGGGACGGCAAGGGTTACTCCCTGGGGCTCACGGGCGAGGAGGCTTACGTCGGCGCGCGCCTGGTGGCGGTCGCCGATTCTTACGACACGATGATTTCGGGGCGGCGCTACCAGCAGCCAAAAACTGCGCGGTCGGCCCTGGCCGAGCTCGAAGCCGAGGCCGGCTCGCGGTACGATCCCAAGGTGGTGGCCCTCTTCGTCCGGCTGATCGCCTCCAAGGACGGCGACGAGGCCTGA
- a CDS encoding CoA protein activase, which yields MNITTPRMGLCHIGYRRFLEGFGHRVFIPPPPTKHTLSLGTRYSPEFVCFPFKIITGQYFQVLAQHPEIEAIFTSGGRGPCRAGLYGVLHRQILAEHGHPLELYLLEPPIITNIKRMSPGMTWAERITQTVYAWRLLKAVEEIERLSHFYRPRELYPGSTDRTMDRALAQVAKIPTIHRYDDLVECIGRFFSRNVPIKRDFEPLRVGIVGEIFVVLDAFANCDIERTLGYMGVEVHRSLYATKWLVGGIYRRWTKHRIARASSHFLQFWVGGDGRESVGESVIYAREGFDGVIQLSPFTCIPEIVAKSILPRIGAVTGMAVLSLDIDESTGQAGLQTRLEAFVDMLWRKTSEVRGREVLCGRRAIADGRTQPRTRDAANVT from the coding sequence ATGAATATCACCACCCCGCGCATGGGTCTCTGCCACATCGGCTACCGGCGCTTTCTGGAGGGCTTCGGGCACCGGGTCTTCATCCCGCCCCCCCCGACCAAGCACACCCTCTCCCTGGGTACGCGCTACAGCCCCGAGTTCGTCTGCTTCCCCTTTAAAATCATCACGGGGCAGTATTTCCAGGTGCTGGCGCAGCACCCCGAGATAGAGGCCATTTTCACCTCGGGGGGTCGGGGACCTTGCCGCGCCGGGCTCTACGGCGTCCTACACCGTCAGATACTGGCCGAGCACGGCCACCCCCTGGAACTCTACCTCCTCGAACCGCCCATCATCACCAACATCAAGCGGATGAGCCCGGGCATGACCTGGGCGGAGCGGATTACACAGACCGTGTATGCGTGGCGCTTGCTCAAGGCGGTGGAGGAGATCGAGCGCCTGTCCCATTTCTACCGCCCGCGCGAGCTCTACCCCGGCTCGACGGACCGGACCATGGACCGGGCGCTCGCGCAGGTCGCGAAGATACCCACCATCCACCGCTACGACGACCTGGTGGAGTGTATAGGGCGTTTCTTCTCCCGGAACGTACCCATCAAGCGCGACTTCGAGCCGCTCCGCGTCGGCATCGTCGGAGAGATTTTCGTCGTCCTGGACGCCTTCGCCAACTGTGACATCGAGCGGACCCTGGGCTACATGGGCGTCGAAGTCCACCGGAGCCTCTACGCCACCAAGTGGCTCGTGGGCGGAATCTACCGGCGATGGACCAAGCACCGGATTGCCAGGGCATCGTCGCACTTCCTCCAGTTCTGGGTCGGGGGGGATGGGCGCGAGAGTGTAGGAGAGAGCGTCATTTACGCGCGAGAAGGCTTCGACGGCGTGATACAGCTCTCGCCATTCACCTGCATACCGGAGATTGTGGCCAAGAGCATACTGCCGCGCATCGGGGCGGTGACCGGCATGGCGGTTCTTTCTCTGGATATTGACGAGTCCACGGGACAGGCGGGATTGCAAACGAGGCTCGAGGCCTTCGTGGATATGCTCTGGCGTAAAACCAGCGAAGTACGCGGCCGTGAGGTCCTTTGCGGACGTCGCGCCATCGCCGACGGGCGGACTCAGCCGCGGACTAGGGACGCCGCGAACGTGACGTGA
- a CDS encoding cob(I)yrinic acid a,c-diamide adenosyltransferase, whose translation MADTDSKVRIYSGEVETSSAAAFGLAMVRRGNGARVAVVRFLRPETSGEAESAVKLGIEVYPSDLRVDGRSSAQKGWRTALDLIVARGHDLVVLDGLLDAMEAGFIPLADVETLFEVGFPVELVLTGRKAPVELVKRADTVVEMLDIKH comes from the coding sequence GTGGCGGATACGGACAGCAAGGTCAGGATCTATTCCGGCGAGGTCGAGACCAGCAGCGCCGCCGCTTTCGGCCTGGCTATGGTACGACGCGGAAACGGCGCACGGGTGGCGGTGGTGCGGTTTCTGAGGCCGGAAACCTCCGGGGAGGCCGAGTCGGCGGTCAAGCTGGGAATCGAGGTTTATCCATCCGACTTGAGGGTGGACGGGCGGAGCTCGGCCCAGAAGGGCTGGCGGACGGCCCTCGACTTAATCGTGGCCCGGGGCCACGACCTGGTGGTGCTGGACGGGCTCCTGGACGCGATGGAGGCCGGTTTTATCCCCCTTGCGGACGTCGAGACGTTATTCGAGGTGGGATTCCCCGTGGAACTGGTTCTCACCGGTCGGAAAGCGCCGGTGGAGTTGGTGAAGCGGGCCGATACCGTCGTCGAGATGCTGGACATCAAGCATTGA
- the nagZ gene encoding beta-N-acetylhexosaminidase → MKVVLFTVVTILLAAALVLAFLPNRLGFGPYAEEIALERYDVRSALLERIGELTDEELVGQLFVVGIDGLDLNDALVERLAGLRPAGVILFGRNIADAAQLRELTGALQAEAAELGLPGLLIAVDQEGGRVRRLKDGFTAIPAMGELPGRTDPAGAETVGEVIGRELAAVGCNWNLAPVVDVLTNPSNPGIGDRSFSSDPQVVCEYAAAVARGILASGVAVCAKHFPGKGEAAVDAHYDLPVINVNREHLEAYEWPPFRALLTDGQWLKAAMVSHVVIPALDPDLPASLSPAAYDTLRGGIGFDGLAVTDDLEMGAIVKNYGLPEAAVMALGAGADLVLVCHTAAQMTGARDAVLAALKEGGLERDSLRRHVLRTWLFKLALGLPLPDFADYNCAFGELCRRLGLDPLERRRLLNNPPDVSVCGSAEHRSLMEGALR, encoded by the coding sequence TTGAAGGTCGTCCTTTTTACAGTCGTTACCATTCTTCTGGCGGCCGCGCTCGTCCTGGCCTTTTTGCCGAACCGGCTGGGTTTCGGCCCTTACGCCGAGGAAATCGCCCTGGAGCGTTACGACGTACGGAGCGCGCTTCTGGAGCGCATCGGGGAGCTCACCGACGAGGAACTGGTCGGGCAGCTCTTCGTGGTCGGAATAGACGGTCTCGACCTGAACGACGCGCTGGTGGAGAGGCTGGCCGGGCTCCGGCCCGCCGGGGTCATCCTTTTCGGCCGGAACATCGCCGACGCCGCTCAACTGCGGGAGCTGACCGGCGCCCTGCAGGCGGAGGCCGCGGAGTTGGGCCTGCCCGGTCTTCTCATCGCCGTGGACCAGGAGGGGGGGAGGGTCCGGCGGCTGAAGGACGGCTTCACCGCCATCCCGGCCATGGGTGAGCTGCCGGGGAGGACGGACCCCGCGGGCGCCGAGACGGTGGGGGAGGTCATCGGCCGGGAGCTGGCCGCGGTGGGCTGCAACTGGAACCTGGCCCCGGTGGTGGACGTTTTAACGAACCCGTCCAACCCCGGTATCGGAGACCGATCCTTCTCCTCGGACCCGCAGGTGGTTTGCGAGTACGCAGCCGCCGTGGCCCGGGGGATTCTCGCCTCTGGCGTCGCCGTCTGCGCCAAGCACTTCCCCGGCAAGGGCGAGGCCGCCGTGGACGCCCATTACGACCTGCCGGTCATCAACGTGAACCGGGAGCACCTAGAGGCTTACGAGTGGCCCCCCTTCCGCGCGCTTTTAACCGACGGTCAGTGGCTCAAGGCGGCGATGGTCAGCCACGTGGTCATCCCCGCCTTGGACCCCGACCTGCCCGCCAGCCTCTCCCCGGCGGCCTACGACACCCTGCGGGGCGGGATAGGCTTCGACGGCTTGGCGGTGACCGACGACCTGGAGATGGGTGCGATAGTGAAGAACTACGGGCTCCCGGAGGCGGCGGTGATGGCGCTCGGCGCCGGGGCCGATCTGGTGCTCGTCTGCCACACGGCCGCCCAGATGACCGGGGCCCGGGACGCCGTCCTGGCGGCGTTGAAAGAAGGCGGCCTGGAGCGCGATTCGCTCCGCCGCCACGTTCTGCGGACCTGGCTCTTCAAGCTGGCCCTGGGCCTGCCGTTGCCCGACTTCGCCGATTACAACTGCGCCTTCGGGGAGCTCTGCCGGCGCCTGGGGCTGGACCCCCTCGAACGGAGGCGGCTGTTGAACAACCCGCCCGACGTCTCGGTCTGCGGCTCGGCCGAGCACCGGTCTCTCATGGAAGGCGCCCTGCGCTAA